The following are encoded together in the Humulus lupulus chromosome 5, drHumLupu1.1, whole genome shotgun sequence genome:
- the LOC133780341 gene encoding uncharacterized protein LOC133780341 codes for MSSWQPCMKSSAICASVFLFVIFLLVSTFVPMRFSNTTDLLNAIASHKYTQKKPQTPRPKIEIPLNCSAYEPTKTCPLNYPTTYNPEEDFDRPLSATCPEFFRWIHEDLRPWAQTGISREMVEKAKRMGLANFRLVIIKGKAYLESYKKSYQTRDVFTIWGILQLLRKYPGRIPDLDLMFNCGDPPVVMSRAFTGENATSVPPVFNYCKDKNALDIIFPDWSFWGWPEINIRPWTPLLKQIKEGNNKMKWADKEPYAYWKGNPTVAATRRDLLKCNVSPKQDWNARLYVQDWRREERQGFKTSNLADQCTHKYKIYIEGGAWSVSEKYILACDSVPLIVKPRFFDFFTRGLIPLHHYWPIKDNDKCRSIKFAVEWANSRQKEAQEMGKKTSGFIQEDLKMDNVYNYMFHALNEYAKLLQYEPTIPEKATEICSESMACAARGRNKEFMIESMVNSPADSDPCVMPPSYDPSSLYSLLRKNANMIKEVDLWEKQYWENQTRKP; via the exons GATCTTCTAAATGCTATTGCGTCCCACAAATACACTCAAAAGAAACCCCAAACACCTCGTCCGAAAATCGAAATCCCACTGAACTGCTCTGCTTACGAACCCACAAAAACGTGCCCTTTAAACTACCCCACTACTTACAACCCTGAAGAAGATTTTGACCGTCCACTGTCTGCAACGTGTCCAGAATTCTTTCGATGGATCCACGAAGACCTGAGGCCCTGGGCCCAGACAGGTATCTCAAGGGAAATGGTAGAGAAAGCAAAAAGAATGGGATTGGCCAACTTTAGATTGGTGATAATAAAGGGCAAGGCTTACCTAGAGTCCTATAAAAAATCGTACCAGACCAGAGATGTTTTTACAATATGGGGAATCCTACAGTTGTTACGGAAGTACCCAGGTAGAATCCCTGATTTGGACCTCATGTTCAACTGTGGAGACCCACCAGTTGTTATGTCAAGGGCATTCACTGGGGAAAATGCCACGTCAGTCCCTCCAGTTTTTAATTACTGCAAAGATAAAAATGCACTTGATATTATCTTCCCTGATTGGTCTTTTTGGGGTTG GCCTGAGATCAACATAAGGCCCTGGACACCATTGTTGAAGCAGATAAAAGAAGGTAACAATAAAATGAAATGGGCGGACAAAGAACCTTATGCTTATTGGAAAGGAAATCCGACTGTTGCTGCCACCAGAAGAGACCTTCTCAAATGCAATGTCTCTCCTAAACAAGACTGGAATGCTCGACTGTATGTCCAG GATTGGAGACGAGAAGAAAGACAAGGGTTCAAAACATCAAATTTGGCCGACCAATGCACTCATAA GTATAAGATTTACATAGAAGGGGGTGCTTGGTCTGTTAGTGAGAAATACATTCTTGCATGTGATTCTGTTCCATTAATAGTGAAGCCACGTTTCTTTGATTTCTTCACTCGAGGTTTGATACCACTGCACCATTACTGGCCTATAAAAGATAACGACAAATGTCGATCCATTAAGTTTGCTGTTGAATGGGCTAACTCTCGCCAGAAAGAG GCACAAGAAATGGGGAAGAAAACTAGTGGATTCATTCAAGAGGATTTGAAAATGGACAATGTGTACAATTACATGTTTCATGCTCTAAATGAATATGCCAAGCTCTTACAATATGAGCCAACAATACCTGAAAAAGCTACTGAAATATGTTCTGAGTCTATGGCATGCGCAGCAAGAGGACGAAACAAGGAGTTTATGATTGAATCAATGGTGAATAGTCCTGCGGACAGTGACCCGTGTGTCATGCCTCCTTCGTATGATCCTTCATCTCTATATTCACTTCTTCGGAAAAATGCTAATATGATTAAAGAAGTGGACTTATGGGAGAAGCAATATTGGGAGAATCAAACAAGGAAGCCATAA